Below is a window of Halolamina sp. CBA1230 DNA.
CGCGGCCACCTCGCCGTCCTCGTCCGAGAGCAGGTCGAATGGGAGGTCGTACTTCTCGCGGAAGTCGGCGAGGTCCTCGACGGGGTCGTCGCTGATCCCCACGACCGAGACGCCCGCATCCTCGTAGGCGTCCCAGTCGTCGCGGAACGAGCAGGCCTCGGTGGTGCAGCCGGGGGTGTCGGCGCGGGGGTAGAAGTAGACCACCGTGTACTCGCCGGGGAGGTTCGAGAGCGAGACCGTCTCGCCGTCCTGGTTCGGGAGCGAGAACTGGGGCGCGTCGTCGCCGGGCTCGAGCATGGGTGGGGCTGCGACCGGCGGGAACTAACGCTTTCCGTTACCAGCGAGCGCCGGCCGGATCACCAGAGCCGTTCGGCGGCCTCGCGCTGGAGCAGCGCCTCGGCGTTGTCCGCGGGCAGCGACACCACGTCCTCGCTTTTGAGCTCGTACTCCCGGTCGTCGACGCCGAGCATGCGCCCAACGTCCTCGGTGACGCGGACGGTGGTCCGGTCGTCGGCGTCGTCGTCGTCCGCGGCGGTCGCCGGGTTCGCGTCGTCACCTGCGGCCGCCTCGGCGCCGTCCGCCGTCGCGGTCGCGACGCCGCCGTCCGAACGCGGATCGACCGGCTCCTCGGTCGGTCCCTCTTCCGTCTCGCCCGGCGGAGTGTCCGGCGGCGCCGGCGGCGCGTCGTCCGGCTCCTCGGACGTCGACGGCTCGGGCGTGGCCGAACCAGTGCCGACCGCCGGCTCGTCGCGTGCGGGACCCTCGTCGGCCGGCGGCGATCGGTCGCTCCCGGCCGTCGTCGACTCGCTCGTCTCCGTCGTCTCCTCGGTCGGTTCGGGTTGGGCACCCGGCGCGCCGGCGGAGGAAGCGGGCATACTGTCGCCCTCGCCCGCGAGGATGTCGAGCACGCGCGAGCGGTTCTCGCCGATGCGGCCGACCATGTCCTCGAACAGGTCCCGCTCCTGGGTGGTCAGCCCCTCCTCCTCGACGGGCATGTCCGCGGCCGCGAAGGAGGCCATCTTGACCACCTTCCCGACGCGGCGCTCGTACACCGCCTCGACCACGTCCTCCGCGCGCTCGATGTCGTCGGTGAGCCGGGAGACCTCCGGGTCCGAGAACGGGTCGTCGGCCTCCTCGGCCACGCGGTCGCGTTCCTCTTTCAGTTCCTCGATGTACGCCGCGACGTCCTCGTAGAACGAGTCCCGCAGGTGCTGGAGGCTGTCCTTCTGGCGCTCCTTGCTCTGGACGGTCTGAAGTTCGTCGATATCCATGCTGTGTTTCTGGCTCGTGTGGGTGGCGCGACGGCGCCCTACGGGGTCGTTCGGTTACTCTGCGGCTTTCTCGGCGCGCCCCCTCGCCATGAGGAACACGCCGACGTACTCTTCCACGGATTGCGGACCCGGGTCCATAGCTGTTTCGGCGCCAACGTCGACCGGGCCGGGCTCGGTCACGTCCACCATGATGCGCTGCCCGCGGAAACGGCCCGCGACGGCATCCTCCAGCGGATCGAACGCGTCGAGGTCGCCGGGGTCGATCGGCTGCACGACGAACCCCGTGCCGCCGTGGAGCGTCCCCGGCAGGCGGATCAGGCGGCGCACGTCGGTCGTCACTGGCTCGTCGATGGGTGCGGTCTCGTTGCCGACGACCTGCGCGGTCAGCGCCTCGACCAGCTTTCGCAGGCCGGGGCCGCCCGCCTCGACGTTCCCCTCGCGGATCGCGGCGGGGTTGCGCTCGACGGCATCGAGGATCGTGCCCGCGCGGCCGTCGCCGATGCCGTCGAACGCGGTGAGTTCGTCCATCGCGTCCTCGCGGTCCATCTCCCGGAGGTCGGCGACGAACTCCACGAGTTCGCGGTGGACCCGCCGCCCCCAGCCGCCGCGGGTTTTGAGTTCGCGGCGGGTGGTGCCCTGTCGGGAGACGGTGCGGATCAGCCCGTCGCGGTCGAGATCGACCGCGCGCACGTAGTCGACGATCTCGCGGCGCGCCTCGCTGTCGAGTTCGAGCAGCGCGTCGTTGCGGACG
It encodes the following:
- the bcp gene encoding thioredoxin-dependent thiol peroxidase; this encodes MLEPGDDAPQFSLPNQDGETVSLSNLPGEYTVVYFYPRADTPGCTTEACSFRDDWDAYEDAGVSVVGISDDPVEDLADFREKYDLPFDLLSDEDGEVAAAYDSYGEKNVFGNEVMGVFRNTFVVKDGEIVEVYEGVDPENHAEEILGDLGLN
- the priS gene encoding DNA primase catalytic subunit PriS, translating into MEDRTRNYLRGRFGDYYADAELSVPPEPSAREWGHIPYTESEGTTMVRHRSLLDMGGDAQSVREFLEREAPRHAYFSAARYDDPADRTMAEKGWRGADLVFDLDADHLPGVDEAEASYAGMLRECKKALQRLLGLLREDFGFDDDELLVVFSGGRGYHVHVRNDALLELDSEARREIVDYVRAVDLDRDGLIRTVSRQGTTRRELKTRGGWGRRVHRELVEFVADLREMDREDAMDELTAFDGIGDGRAGTILDAVERNPAAIREGNVEAGGPGLRKLVEALTAQVVGNETAPIDEPVTTDVRRLIRLPGTLHGGTGFVVQPIDPGDLDAFDPLEDAVAGRFRGQRIMVDVTEPGPVDVGAETAMDPGPQSVEEYVGVFLMARGRAEKAAE